Proteins found in one Neodiprion lecontei isolate iyNeoLeco1 chromosome 6, iyNeoLeco1.1, whole genome shotgun sequence genomic segment:
- the LOC107220663 gene encoding uncharacterized protein LOC107220663 produces the protein MERPEEAVQERGRNFRLLHPEELPQLLDFLTGYLPESLKFHQTLLTYLEERVWEFHFYVADGWPKQSPICLHFPGMTLSPHGTLYESVGVFCPGDRLELLKLLRTEDVLLDWSRPLYINFTHCDIVDELVRLYEGTGTVNRVLGDIWACEEPEKTVEIEEEAEESQTDVRVQPLRPEHAEGIHELYTANDMECHELFLRLIKTLPAAGVFAGDRLAAWMVQSYYGAMFSMQTRPEFRRKGYGTKLARYLIKAVADRGYNSFVFIRPENEASRSLYTKLGFRKLYQTARAIFTPEGWEEPESEGNLFLRENLENAVRQLKHRVVMDAICDEKEEEAEEEDAEEEEEEEDQDRVAIPTPVLGSPVDSSAPPTSNKYASEEDVDPGTANDEPVLLVNGNRRVPRTEDKESRCVTDLDREDEKETVCAPSVEDSNEGDGGTEFSAGRN, from the exons ATGGAGCGTCCTGAGGAGGCGGTTCAGGAACGCGGTCGAAACTTCCGATTACTTCATCCCGAAGAACTGCCTCAACTTCTGGACTTCCTCACCGGATATCTTCCCGAATCTCTGAAG TTTCATCAAACTCTTTTAACGTACCTGGAGGAACGAGTCtgggaatttcatttttacgtggcagacggttggccaaagCAGTCCCCAATCTGCCTCCACTTCCCAGGAATGACATTGTCC CCCCACGGTACTCTCTACGAAAGCGTGGGAGTCTTCTGTCCCGGCGACAGACTGGAGTTGCTGAAGCTCCTGCGAACGGAAGACGTGTTGTTGGACTGGTCGCGTCCCTTGTACATAAACTTCACGCATTGCGACATAGTCGACGAGTTGGTGCGGCTTTACGAGGGTACGGGAACGGTGAACCGAGTCCTGGGTGATATCTGGGCGTGCGAGGAGCCCGAGAAGACCGTGGAGATCGAGGAGGAAGCTGAGGAGAGCCAGACGGACGTCAGGGTCCAGCCGCTGAGGCCGGAACACGCCGAAGGAATCCACGAGCTTTACACGGCGAACGACATGGAGTGCCACGAGCTTTTTTTACGACTTATAAAGACCCTCCCAGCGGCGGGAGTGTTCGCGGGTGATCGACTCGCCGCTTGGATGGTCCAGTCCTACTACGGAGCGATGTTCTCGATGCAAACGCGGCCCGAGTTCCGGCGGAAGGGTTACGGCACGAAGCTCGCGAGGTACCTGATCAAGGCGGTGGCCGACCGGGGCTACAACTCCTTCGTATTCATAAGGCCGGAGAACGAGGCGAGCCGGAGCCTTTACACAAAGCTGGGCTTCCGAAAGCTCTACCAAACGGCCAGGGCGATCTTCACGCCCGAGGGATGGGAGGAACCGGAAAGCGAGGGAAACCTCTTCCTCAGAGAGAACCTGGAGAACGCTGTCAGACAGCTGAAACACAGGGTGGTAATGGACGCGATCTGCGacgagaaggaggaggaagcggaggaggaggatgcggaggaggaggaggaggaggaggatcaGGATCGCGTCGCGATACCGACCCCGGTTCTCGGCTCGCCCGTCGATTCTTCCGCACCACCGACATCGAACAAATACGCCTCCGAGGAGGACGTAGACCCCGGCACAGCGAACGACGAACCCGTCTTGCTCGTCAACGGCAACCGTCGCGTTCCTCGGACCGAAGACAAGGAATCACGATGCGTCACCGACCTCGATAGGGAAGACGAAAAGGAAACCGTATGCGCGCCCTCGGTCGAGGACAGCAACGAAGGTGACGGCGGAACGGAATTCAGCGCCGGTAGAAACTAA
- the LOC107220664 gene encoding heat shock 70 kDa protein cognate 5, with the protein MLTAARLLSRGCSGVVGDISRKQNFSTILKNAAAPTVSLSQRQTDLHQYRYKSEGVKGAVIGIDLGTTFSCVAVMEGKQAKVIENAEGSRTTPSYVAFTKEGERLVGMPAKRQAVTNSANTFYATKRLIGRKFDDAEVKKEMKSVSYKIVRASNGDAWVQGGDGKMYSPSQIGAFVLMKMRETAEAYLSTPVKNAVVTVPAYFNDSQRQATKDAGQIAGLNVLRVINEPTAAALAYGMDKTDDKIIAVYDLGGGTFDVSILEIQKGVFEVKSTNGDTFLGGEDFDNALVNYLVSEFKKDQGIDVTKDAMAMQRLKEAAEKAKIELSSSSQTDVNLPYLTMDSSGPKHLNLKLSRSKFENLVGDLIKRTLQPCQKALSDAEVTKSDIGEVLLVGGMTRMPKVQQTVQDIFGRQPSKAVNPDEAVAVGAAVQGGVLAGDVTDVLLLDVTPLSLGIETLGGVFTRLISRNTTIPTKKSQVFSTAADGQTQVEIKVHQGEREMANDNKLLGQFTLVGIPPAPRGVPQIEVTFDIDANGIVHVSARDKGTGKEQQIVIQSSGGLSKDEIENMVKKAEQYAKEDRIKKDRVEAVNQAEGIVHDTEAKMEEFKSQLPAEECDKLKELVNKVRETLANKDNTDPEEIKKQTNELQQASLKLFEMAYKKMAAERESSSGSNEQSSQEGEEEKKKEEKN; encoded by the exons atgttgacCGCAGCGAGATTGTTGAGCCGAGGGTGCAGCGGAGTCGTTGGAGATATTTCGAGGAAGCAAAACTTCAGTACAATCTTAAAAAAT GCTGCCGCTCCGACCGTATCTCTCTCGCAGAGACAAACCGATCTTCACCAGTACAGATACAA ATCGGAAGGTGTAAAAGGTGCGGTAATCGGTATAGATCTTGGCACAACGTTTTCTTGTGTAGCAGTAATGGAGGGTAAACAAGCAAAAGTAATCGAGAATGCTGAAGGTTCCCGCACAACTCCATCCTACGTTGCATTCACCAAAG AAGGAGAACGCCTCGTTGGTATGCCAGCCAAGCGCCAGGCCGTTACGAATTCTGCAAATACTTTCTATGCAACAAAACGTTTGATTGGTCGCAAATTCGATGATGCagaggtgaaaaaagaaat GAAATCAGTATCATACAAGATTGTCCGTGCCTCGAACGGAGATGCCTGGGTTCAGGGAGGTGATGGAAAAATGTATTCGCCAAGTCAGATAGGAGCATTTGTTTTAATGAAGATGAGGGAGACAGCAGAAGCTTACCTGAGCACGCCAGTTAAGAACGCTGTAGTCACGGTTCCGGCCTACTTCAATGATTCTCAGAGGCAAGCAACTAAGGATGCTGGGCAAATTGCCGGCCTCAACGTTCTCAGAGTTATCAACGAACCAACAGCTGCTGCTTTAGCTTATGGCATGGATAAGACTGACGATAAGAT CATCGCTGTGTACGATTTGGGTGGTGGTACCTTCGACGTTTCCATTCTGGAGATTCAAAAGGGAGTTTTCGAAGTCAAGTCTACCAATGGAGACACTTTCCTAGGTGGTGAAGATTTCGATAATGCCTTGGTCAACTACTTGGTGTCAGAGTTCAAGAAAGAC CAAGGAATAGATGTAACTAAGGACGCAATGGCTATGCAACGGCTTAAGGAAGCAGCTGAAAAGGCGAAAATTGAATTGTCCAGTTCAAGCCAAACTGATGTGAATCTGCCGTATCTTACCATGGACTCCAGTGGACCAAaacatttgaatttgaaactttcgCGAAGCAAGTTTGAAAATCTAGTCGGTGACCTGATCAAACGCACACTCCAGCCTTGCCAGAAGGCCTTATCTGACGCTGAAGTGACAAAGTCTGACATCGGAGAGGTTCTACTTGTGGGAGGCATGACCAGGATGCCAAAAGTTCAACAGACTGTACAAGACATTTTCGGCCGCCAACCCTCGAAGGCTGTGAACCCTGATGAAGCTGTCGCTGTTGGTGCTGCTGTGCAGGGTGGTGTACTTGCTGGTGATGTCACCGACGTTCTTCTCCTAGATGTGACTCCACTCTCTCTGG GTATTGAAACTCTCGGAGGAGTCTTCACCAGATTGATCAGTCGCAATACTACGATACCGACTAAGAAGAGTCAGGTATTCTCTACAGCGGCAGATGGTCAAACACAAGTAGAAATCAAAGTTCATCAGGGTGAGAGAGAAATGGCTAATGACAACAAACTACTCGGTCAGTTCACACTTGTCGGAATTCCACCAGCGCCCAGAGGGGTTCCTCAGATCGAAGTTACATTCGACATTGATGCCAACGGTATCGTTCACGTTTCTGCAAGGGACAAGGGTACTGGCAAAGAACAACAGA TCGTCATCCAGTCCAGTGGTGGCTTGAGCAAGGATGAGATCGAAAACATGGTTAAGAAAGCCGAACAATACGCTAAGGAAGACAGGATAAAGAAAGATCGAGTTGAGGCTGTCAACCAAGCAGAGGGTATCGTGCATGACACAGAGGCAAAGATGGAGGAGTTCAAGTCTCAATTGCCGGCTGAAGAG tgtgataaattgaagGAGCTGGTGAACAAAGTCAGAGAAACATTAGCGAATAAAGACAACACGGATCCTGAAGAAATCaagaaacaaacgaacgaaCTTCAACAAGCTAGCTTAAAGCTCTTTGAAATGGCTTACAAAAAG ATGGCCGCCGAGCGTGAATCTAGCAGCGGTAGCAACGAGCAGAGTAGCCAGGAAGgcgaggaggagaaaaagaaggaagagaAGAATTAA